Genomic window (Argopecten irradians isolate NY chromosome 2, Ai_NY, whole genome shotgun sequence):
TTTAGGGATGAAGACTTTCTTAACTGTGCTCTATTTACAGTAAATTCATCTTCCTCATCATCTGGACTGTCCGGAGCCAGGTAGTCAAACAACGACCCTTGTGACGATGCTAATTTTTTGTCATTATCTATCAATGGTTTTTCATTAACGTTGAGTCTTAAAGTCGGCAGAGAACTAGcagtttttaatttaataagTTTCTCTGATTTTTCTTCTGAATCACGCAAATCTTTAGCTAGAGAATTCATTACTGCACTTACTACTTCCCCAATCGAGGCCCCATGACCTTCCGATGACTCCTCAAGGTTATTCTCCTCAGGACTATTGATCGAATCCACGAAGAATTCGTCACTGGCAGCAGAACGTCCATTTGAACTTGTTACTGAATCCAAATCGTCcatgttatttacatatatacctTCTTCACtcgaatcatttgaacaaatccTTTCCCGGCCATTTTGCTTTTCCGCACTGTCGTCTGCTAGACCTCTCGGAGTACTACAAACGCCGGTGTTTACCGGTGGACACGAACATTCAGTCACTAAATCCATCTGTTGTGACTGAATGACATTCAGGAATACCTCATCATTACAATCTTTGATTTCTCGTTTTGGATTCCACACAAAATTTCCACTCACACTGTAAGTATCAAGGTAACTGTCTTCCGAATACGAGAGATTGCGAGGTAAATAAAGCTCGCACTCGACTGCTGCTCGCTCATGTGTACACGCCAGAGGGGATGATGATTGCACGCTCATTGGTACACATTAGATGTGAACAGCGCGTGTTCGTGTGCGTTTGTTCAACAACTTGTCCCAAATAAACATATGATAGGTTGATATACCTTTATATTCCTTCCTGTTTGTTAGTGAGCACAGGTTTACGAAATCTCCAGCTAAGAAGCGGATGTAAACACTAGTTGTCATATCCGAGACTTAAGTACGTGTGTGTGTGAATCGAACGAAAACGATCACTGGCACGAGAAGGTTATACGTACACACTCAATGTTAAACAATGCCATAAATACCTTTATTGGGAAATGTTCCAATCCGTATTCAAACATAGTGTTAATCCAAGTTAGTAGCCTGGTCGTCTGCTGTCTGTGAGCTTACACCCGCCTCTGTGAGCGATCACAGCCGCACTGTTTATATATGTGTACTGCCATTGCGGTTTGTCACGTTCACCACTGTGTGACGTCACACGCTGtttacaaacaaacacacgTGGCCTTCTAGACTCGACTGGAAAGGACTCGATGGGTGACATTTAAACATGAGTGGGTCAAGATCATAAAGGAAAACAGCTACTGGTAAGCGAAATGTTTACATATAACTTCACGTACAATGTTTTAAACAATCAGGGGACCACAAACAAGAAATAATAggttataaatattttctgtgCCAATATGTGCCAATACTTTTCAGGGCATTTCGGTAAAATATATTTAGACTTCTATCTATTGTAGGCTGCACCgaattaaataataatgattCATCGACACGTGAGTTTTGGGATAGTAAGAAGGACCAGAATCGAGTGTTTCTCATATGGCGCCATTTTCAGTTTATGACGTAACTGTTACGTCATTATCCGTCTTATGACATCACTAATAATATTTAATCTGAACGTGAATCACGATGGAAGTATGTATCAGTTCAAAGGTCCCAAAAGATTCCTTAAGTTATATCTTTGTAtccttttgtttttttttttacaatagaAATATACTGTGCAAGGAAGAACGTGATATTTCTAATGCTGTAGATTTTTATACGGGCATATTAGAAATAAGCCAACTTGTGGTCATTTTGGTTTAATTGGCGTGCGCCGAGTGCACGAGATTTTAGTGTATAAGGGTCCGGGGGTCCAACAAttcatctgttgcccgaaaacccagtcaataactgttttgttataccccgCATTGTGACGTCAATCCGGCCCAacaacacattttaacagtcgattttaacagttctttggaccaCTCGACGGAACATTTCAttttggcatttttgtcaatagagattatatagaaactattttatagaGGGAAGGTATGGAATATCTTAAGGTTTATGTATACAGATGTACAAAGTTCAGTATTGTTTAACGGTATTACATCTGAGCCAGTCAAGATGGAGAGAGGTATTTTACAAGGAGGGGCCCTCTCCGCAAAAATGtatcttgtttttattaataacttATTGAATCAAGTTGAAAACTGTGGTAGAGGTGCATCTATAATAGATATACCTGCAAATATACCTACGCAGGCAGATGATATATGTCTTGTTAGTACAAATAGTACGAGCCTCCAAAAAATGTTAAGTATATGTGAAGAATACAGTAGAAAATGGAGATTTTTGTATTCAAGCTCAAAAAGTAAAATTATGGTATTTTCTGATAAGAGAACTTTAAACATCAACTGTTCATTTAGTCTTTATAATAACGTTTTACCTATTGTTTTAGAAACTAATCATCTTGGTTTTATTATGAATAGTAAACATCAATCCTTTGAAAGGATTAAACAGGCATGTAACAAGTTGAAAAGTGGTACTATGGCATTACTACGTTCTGGTGCACACCAGTGTGCCTTGAACCCCcttactatttcaaaaattatcaaaataaaagtttatcCTTCTGCTCTATATGGGTGTGAGCTTTGGGTGTTATCAAAACCTGATTTATTAATGCTTGAAAGGGctcaacattttattataaagtctatacAAGGGTTTGACAGAAGAACTAGAACAGATATGTGTACTTCACTAATAGGTTGGACCTCTATTGAGgcttatatagatattaaaaaacTATTGTTCCTAGGCAGAGTTTGCAGAATGAAAagaacaaatttgatttttagaattttcaatGTGGAGatactttttaaataatgtGACTACGTATGTTCAAAAAGGTTTTATTCCAGACATTACCAAAATACTTAAGAAATACAACTTATATGAATATGTCTTAAAATTTTTCGATGATGGATCTTTTCCTTCCAGATATTGTTGGAAGGCATTAGTCCACAAATCTGTAACTATGTATGAAACAAATGCCTGGAAATTGAGAATGTCAAATGACGCAGAATTCACACGATTCTTATCATTACATGATTGTTTAAAACCCCATTACCTTTGGAAACTAGCTCTACGTCATCCAAATTGCCTTGaaaatgtaagatatattatgaaaatgattgTGTCTGTACGTTTAGAaaattctgtaatattatgTCAATATTGTGGACACTTTTACACTGATATTGTTAGTCATATTGTTTTGAATTGTTATTAACTGAACAAATAAGAAATGATTTCATATGTTCAATTGTATCAATCACAAATgtagattttatttcatatttatactcCCTCTCAGATTTTGagctaatacatgtattattaggAGGTCCCTTGGACTATACATTGGAATGTTATAATATAGAACAATTCAGATTGACATGCGTGTACAATTTTAGAAAGATGTTCAATTCGTTTATGTAACTGATTAAAACTTACTcgtttatgaatatatataaatattgaaaataatttgatatagaaatatccGAGAGAATTGTGCCCTCTTCTCTTTTTCTCTGATTTACAATAACCATGTTCTGTATTTTCCCCTATTATCTCtcaaattttgtacatattatcTCATGCTGTTAtcatatgggttttttttcatatacatttgtattatcattatatactcttcattttggaggaaataaagataataataatggTGTAGAAAGAAAGTACAATTTCTTTTTTGAATAAAGTAGCATGAAAATTCTTAAATTTCTTAAACTTATAAGTTCAaaacttttcattttgatttttttttttttttttttttttttggctagaaaaatcatttttattttttaagttgATCTAGACTTATATGGGTCAAGGAAATTATATCAACAGTTGTTTTCTATATAACACTGGATccatatatatagacatatgtctgtaggatacaaataacttgaaatagtaaatattggtttaagaagtaattctaacagtatGGACAAAATATAGTtgaattttcgaggcgatctgcccctttgttgtgacacaaaaagaacaaattaaattacatatttaaaacagaaatagAACATACAGATAAACTATAGGTACAATGGCTATGCGTATTATCTGAATGATtcctttagtatatatatatatataacttgacGTGTACTTAGCGATAGCTagtaaatgaaaataacaaaaaaaaaatgcgtTTATCCTATGTTAATACCTGGATGTATCAACCAAGGAAAATCATTAACATAAAATTACGTTCTCggtttattattatttcctttGGTCGATAACTTTTTTAAGACACAATACACTTCAGTCTAATACTATATTTTTGAATATATGTAACATATCTCCTCATTTGTCAAAAGTGAGTCACGTGTCTTTTTACGCTTAAGGCTATATAGCCTTACAGCGTATTGAGATTACCTTCCAAACCGGAAATGCGCTTTCGACTACGACACCACCTAGCGTGAAAAAGTACTACAACTCAGATCTAAAAAAATCCGCTTTCGAAAGCAAATATGCTGTCATAgtgtaattatgattgcatgaaacatgaaaaaaatctatGGTATTTCCTTAAATgttattgtttcaaaaatatGTGTCCAAAACTATAATATCGTTTTCTATTAATGGGAAATAGTGAGAATAATTTGCATGAATGATAGCCTCGATGACCTAAATTCTCGCCAGTCATTTGCATATAGGATGAACTTCTGGTTTAggtaacactaaataaaggaattgacATGATTTCAGTATGTATAAGTAGGGCTGGTACGGGTACTTACTTTTGTCCCCGGGTACCCGAATTTAAGTGTCCGATCCGTACCCGGGCACTCGACATGTATTGATATGTGAACGTATCAACTTCGTGAGTAAATGGTGCATTTTACCGATGTTGTATGGGGCGATCTTCAGATGGAGCAACATTCAATGTAATCATAATAATATGTGAAAGATTTATTCTTCAATACTACAAACGGTAttggtatatcaatttaatatcaatcgGTTACATCATACAATCGTAATGTAACAAACTGACAGAGCCCAGTATGTCCGTGACAGATGTTGTTTTCCCGCACTATGCGCAACAGGAAGTACAAAAGAGTGACGTAGTCTTCGTTCGGATAGCCTCTGGTGTTATCTAATACAGCTTACCGATAGTGAAAGTAAGCCTGTGCGCCTTTCATGATCAGTTCTCCGATCATGGGAAATAAATATTGCAACAATGTTGCTTGTGAACATGTCATAAGCAGATGAAGTGTCATACTTTGTGAGTAAAACAGAATAAAAGAGTGCTATTTTGTACTTCTTTTAACTGAATTTTACGTTTACACAGACATCTGTCAGAATGTTTCCTATTTTGACGGATAACCGGCCGGGTGCACATGTTTCCTACAAGTATTTTGACGGGTACCCGGGTACGCATTTTCGGACCCGGGTACTTCCCGAACCCGACCCGTGTGACAGTAATCTAGGCCTACAACGTTTAACATTCCATTCGTATTTTGAGACAGAAACAGCGAAAATCGTAAGtgttcatttcgttttgcttctacagtaaataaattacacatgaagcacagggcctcgttactattgatgatatataagataggtcacgtctatttacatacattacactatatgtaaatagacgtgacctatctgatatatatcatcaatagtaacgaggccctgtgcaTGAAGTGAACGTACGTGTCTGTGTGTATTTCTGCTAACATACACTTGTATGTGATATCGATGTTTTACTTTATTACAACATGAACAagaatattactttaaaattttGGATcagtttccttttcaaattcGAAGTTGACTAAAATTAACTGCtagcattattttctaattgtatgacatacaataatacatttaagTCAGTAGGTGTAACAGATTAAATTTGCTAAATTGTCTATATAGGTACCGTGGTAATGGAGTGTCACATCACAAAACATctgtacatatttttgtatagtgtgtaacatacatgacaATGAATTAGCATATTGATGCAATCAATATACAGATACAATCATGCATACacaatatatttgtacatgtagatatatatatatgtacataatatgcatgtgtgtatatatggaGTTTAAGAGACAAGTGTAATAAGGCTAGATTTTATTAAGACAATTATTATATCTGATTTAAAAACTGGAAACATGaacttaaaatattgataaaaattaatattatgaTGGTAATATATTAActcaaattacttgtatacaagACTCCACAACTGACTTGAACTTCACAAAATTCTTGTTTCAGTTAATGTTAGAGGACTCTATaactttttattgaatttattgcatattttattaaattttataataacaGGACCTAATATTGGCTAGACTAGTCATCCACAGCAGACTCAAAATTTTGAAGACTTGAGATTATCAAGAAGCAGAGAAATAATACCGGTCTTATATTAACTAGCTGCAATGGCAGATATCTCTAGACAACTTTGTCGTCAGATCTAGGGTTACAATTCTGTCCCATTtaccgtagtgttgcaaaacatctaTTGATGAACATGACCTTATTAGAGGACTGCAGGTGTCAAGTGAATTTGCAATTGAACTGATTTATGTTATGTCAAAGCATATCAAAATGCATGACCTACATAatacaataatgtacatatatttgagTTTATCTTGCAGGTGCTTTAGCATGACAAGCACTCGATGACAGCCATGCATTCCCAGTAATATGCAGTAACCGGTAGTGTGTGTGTGGAAAATCTACAACTAGGATCTACAACTGTTTATGATCTTGCCACAGATCTTACGCGGCAGCAATATGACATTATATTAATAAGtcaaatttgataaataaacatcATTGTATGCTTATGATTGATACCAATGCTAACAcatttttgcaaattgattttgaGAATTATTTTAATATGCTGTTCAGAATTCTTAGTGTCCACtttatgctacatgtatgtataaaggCAATACCACAGATTATATATCAGCAGTAAAAACACTTGTCCGGCGGGCGAGTGGCACACTAAAACTTACTTGCCCAGATCAATTTTCACTCGTCCCTGACAACTGGACAAGTGCTTTTCCGGACCCCTGCATACTTAATCAGTGGCTTTAATTAAAAGTGTTCTGTAATATTGCAGCAAAGTATCAAGAACTGttcattacatatttaatatgCCTGCATACATTCAGATGGACATGTATCACTAAAGAGTACTACATGTaccgataaaataaaaatattgttttgttatgttatgctatgttattttatgcaagtatttttgaataaatgtaATTAAACACAGGTCACTTTGGATTTTGATGCAGCAACCAATTCTTTATAGGACAATAAATCCTTAGTTTTTAGTTAGaccatctgacctgaagggtaaGGATGACCTATAGTAGAGATTTAACCATTCACATGGATGCATCAATGTATTGCATCCCTTGGTATTGCATCAATGCATCGTGTACAATTTATTTGTATCTCGatacctaaaaataaaaattgaacattggattatctcccttggtcaGCGTCAGCCGAAAGTTTGTTAGTAACAAAATTGTGGAATCACATGAAAAGCAAAACACTAAACTTGTGTCAGCGCCTGTCACCTATAAGGCCACTTGCTGGTCTTATTTAAAGTTTCTGTCTATAAAACTCGCGTCAATTGTAGTGAGTGtaagcaaaaaataaaattttccgGAAATACAACACACAAAATTAGTGTACCAACCTAACAACACATTAACAACAACACCACGACATTTGAAGTGTCTATCAAAATATCGCGATGCGTATCATATCGTGAACCCTGTAACATGATATGTATTGTAGCGTCAGATACCTCGCGATACACAGCACTAACCTATAAGCATCATGCACCTTCCGTTGttgtgcataaacttttcacttaaacgacttcttctcaatatcagaaaggcccagggtactgatatttggtctgCAGCATGCTAGAaagaagggctaccaagtttgttcaaataatttaCCTTGAtttacattcaaggtcacagggatcaaaaaggctaaaaagcTTTAAAGATATGCTggaataaatgaccttggctgccatccaatgtcacaggggtcaaaaaggctataACTTTAtacaactttttgtgaataactaagaggcctagagaacTGACATTGGgcttgtgacatgctggaatgaagggctaccaggttattcaaatgaatgaccttggccaccatttaaggtcacaggagtcaaataggcttaaatcttttaACAACATCTTACGAATAGCTAAGAGGCCCGGAGAACTGgtattgggcctttgacatgctggaatgaagggctacaacGTTCAATGACATTGACTGCCATTttaggtcacaggggtcaaataggcttaaatatttaaaacgaCTTGTGagtaactaagaggcctagagacctgacattgggtctgtgacatgctgggatgaaggactacttagtttgttcaaatgaaagaccttgacctGCAATCAAGgtcaaaatcatcaaattaaAAAGTTCTTTTAAGACCCTTAATTATTTGCcattactatttttttaaatgttatattgtgccaatagtcagatgatcattaCGACTAATGATCCTTTTGTTGTTACTTGCATTTAATTTCTTCTCTTGATAATTCTTTTAGTATCTGCCTTTCCTTCTGTAGTTGATCTATACCACTGAGTTCATCCAGaaagttttacatgtaaattgtaGATATTGCATTTAGTTCCTTATCAATGCtatctgtaaacaacatttgaaatatatgcCATGAAACTTGTGAAAAGCAATATCATTATCTGTTATTATACTCCATATAGGAATATACATGTGTCAGATTTTACTTCGCTCTTTAATTGAGTCTTAAGGAAAGTTAGTTTGTTTTCCTTGTTATTTTCTAGCAAATAGCTTGTAGCTGTATGTCTCCATGACCTTGTCCTCAAgatcaataatcaaataatgtaaattacACTTTTACTTCTCTCTGGGGAGATTATTTAGATAGGAACACATTTTTTAAGTTGTATGTTccattgattttcatttttgctACCATTTTGCTACCATCCCAGGATGGTAGCTATTAGAATCGGTCGCTTTGCCTGCCATGTTGTT
Coding sequences:
- the LOC138316331 gene encoding glycogen-binding subunit 76A-like isoform X2, producing the protein MSVQSSSPLACTHERAAVECELYLPRNLSYSEDSYLDTYSVSGNFVWNPKREIKDCNDEVFLNVIQSQQMDLVTECSCPPVNTGVCSTPRGLADDSAEKQNGRERICSNDSSEEGIYVNNMDDLDSVTSSNGRSAASDEFFVDSINSPEENNLEESSEGHGASIGEVVSAVMNSLAKDLRDSEEKSEKLIKLKTASSLPTLRLNVNEKPLIDNDKKLASSQGSLFDYLAPDSPDDEEDEFTVNRAQLRKSSSLKTNKTPPGTPRRKKMVRFADAMGLDLEDVRHVLNADAPPKIPPSAMKDLQEGLELDRKSIGNRYLTACFQQPGASDDFLRRVVTRKVCLENAVVTNLTITGIIRVANLGFHKFCRVRYTTNGWVTFHDIAASYVKNSCDGPTDRFSFSIVAPADFGLHARLEFALSYRVNNAEYWDNNEDSNYVFECFAKTTPTEAEDSW
- the LOC138316331 gene encoding glycogen-binding subunit 76A-like isoform X1, which translates into the protein MSVQSSSPLACTHERAAVECELYLPRNLSYSEDSYLDTYSVSGNFVWNPKREIKDCNDEVFLNVIQSQQMDLVTECSCPPVNTGVCSTPRGLADDSAEKQNGRERICSNDSSEEGIYVNNMDDLDSVTSSNGRSAASDEFFVDSINSPEENNLEESSEGHGASIGEVVSAVMNSLAKDLRDSEEKSEKLIKLKTASSLPTLRLNVNEKPLIDNDKKLASSQGSLFDYLAPDSPDDEEDEFTVNRAQLRKSSSLKTNKTPPGTPRRKKMVRFADAMGLDLEDVRHVLNADAPPKIPPSAMKDLQEGLELDRKSIGNRYLTACFQQPGASDDFLRRVVTRKVCLENAVVTNLTITGIIRVANLGFHKFCRVRYTTNGWVTFHDIAASYVKNSCDGPTDRFSFSIVAPADFGLHARLEFALSYRVNNAEYWDNNEDSNYVFECFAKTTPTEAEDSWECQEKSD